One genomic segment of Fusobacterium nucleatum includes these proteins:
- a CDS encoding glycosyltransferase family 39 protein, with protein sequence MFSTKRKDIFVLIVLSFFALLCLIWIREIDSSEAKNLISAREILQNSNWWTPTLNGHFYFENPPLPVWITAFVMMITRSHSEVILRVPNMLCCIFTVLFLYRSMIKIKKDRLFAFLCSFVLLSTFMFIKLGAENTWDIYTYSFAFCAAIAFYVYIKYDEKKNLYRMGILLTLSFLSKGPVGFYSLFVPFFLAHYIIFPREIFRKKTLSVIFSILISIAIASIWGISMYLNHGNYFLDAIKNEILSWRTKHIHSFIFYTDFVVYMGSWLFFSIYVLFKIPKEKESKVFYLWTILVLIFISLIEMKKKKYGLPLYLTSSITIGQLSIYYFRKPYLELKKREKTLLIIQQCFLIVVVIGSLIFLTYFGFFKKEISFGLFFLYAILHLLFLFLFAVGYTEISYAKRVIIFTGLTMLLVNFSSSWILVSKYMQNNLLRFRIPISQEVLGNPAPIYSQSFDIEDVWKLGKEIKSLNKNIPDERIIIFLGKEEPKDLLKTYEIKKVYDYQKVTHDMEKLYLLEKIY encoded by the coding sequence ATGTTTTCAACTAAAAGAAAAGATATTTTTGTTCTAATTGTTCTTTCTTTTTTTGCTCTCTTATGTCTTATTTGGATAAGAGAAATAGATAGTTCAGAAGCAAAAAATCTCATATCAGCCCGTGAAATTTTACAAAACTCTAATTGGTGGACACCTACCTTAAATGGACATTTTTATTTTGAAAATCCTCCCTTACCTGTTTGGATAACTGCTTTTGTAATGATGATAACTCGCTCTCATTCAGAGGTTATTTTAAGAGTACCAAATATGTTATGTTGTATTTTTACAGTTTTATTTCTATATAGAAGTATGATTAAAATAAAAAAAGATAGATTATTTGCCTTTTTATGTTCCTTTGTCTTATTAAGTACTTTTATGTTCATCAAGTTAGGTGCTGAAAATACTTGGGATATTTATACTTATTCTTTTGCTTTCTGTGCAGCAATAGCTTTTTATGTGTATATAAAATATGATGAGAAAAAAAATCTATATAGAATGGGAATTTTATTAACATTATCATTTTTAAGTAAAGGTCCTGTTGGATTTTATTCGTTGTTTGTTCCTTTTTTTCTTGCTCATTATATTATTTTTCCAAGAGAAATATTTAGAAAAAAAACTTTATCTGTAATTTTCTCTATACTTATATCTATTGCTATTGCTTCTATTTGGGGAATTTCAATGTACTTAAATCATGGAAATTATTTCTTAGATGCCATAAAAAATGAAATTTTATCTTGGAGGACAAAACATATCCATAGCTTTATATTCTATACAGATTTTGTTGTTTATATGGGCTCTTGGCTATTTTTTTCTATCTATGTTCTATTTAAAATTCCTAAAGAAAAAGAAAGTAAAGTTTTTTATCTTTGGACTATATTAGTTTTAATATTTATATCACTTATTGAAATGAAAAAGAAAAAATATGGTTTACCTTTGTATTTAACTTCATCAATAACTATTGGGCAATTATCTATATATTATTTTAGAAAACCTTATCTTGAATTAAAAAAAAGGGAAAAAACATTACTTATAATACAACAATGTTTTTTAATTGTTGTTGTAATAGGAAGTTTAATATTTTTAACTTATTTTGGCTTTTTTAAAAAAGAAATTTCTTTTGGATTATTTTTCCTATATGCTATTTTACATCTTTTGTTTTTATTTTTATTTGCAGTAGGATATACAGAAATTAGTTATGCCAAAAGAGTTATTATATTTACTGGCTTGACAATGCTACTTGTAAATTTTAGTTCTTCATGGATACTTGTAAGTAAATATATGCAAAATAATTTATTAAGATTTAGAATCCCTATTAGCCAAGAAGTTTTAGGAAATCCTGCACCTATATATTCACAGAGTTTTGATATAGAAGATGTATGGAAACTTGGCAAAGAAATTAAATCCTTAAATAAAAATATTCCTGATGAAAGAATTATAATTTTCTTGGGAAAAGAAGAACCAAAAGACTTATTAAAAACTTATGAAATAAAAAAAGTTTATGATTATCAAAAAGTAACTCATGACATGGAAAAATTATATTTATTGGAAAAAATATATTAA
- a CDS encoding response regulator transcription factor, translating into MSKILIIEDDKNIQRLLTLELRHKNYVVDSAYDGEQGIEMFSKNTYNLVLLDLMLPKKSGKEVCQELRKLADTPIIIITAKDSVLDKVELLDLGANDYICKPFAMEELLARIRVATRNKENSNNKHFYIENEIKMDILAKKVLLNEEEISLTKTEFLILEYFMKNKGLSCSREKIIIGVWGYDFDGEEKIVDVYINSLRKKIDPKSYYIHTIRGFGYIFQYKED; encoded by the coding sequence ATGAGTAAAATTTTAATAATTGAAGATGATAAAAATATACAAAGACTTTTAACATTAGAGTTAAGACATAAAAATTATGTTGTTGACTCTGCTTATGATGGAGAACAAGGAATAGAAATGTTTTCTAAAAATACTTATAATCTTGTTTTACTTGATTTGATGTTACCTAAAAAATCTGGAAAAGAAGTATGTCAAGAATTAAGGAAATTGGCAGATACTCCAATTATAATAATAACAGCAAAGGATTCAGTTTTAGACAAGGTAGAACTTTTAGATTTAGGAGCAAATGATTATATTTGTAAACCTTTTGCAATGGAAGAATTATTAGCAAGAATTAGAGTGGCAACAAGAAATAAAGAAAACTCAAATAATAAACATTTCTATATAGAAAATGAAATAAAAATGGATATTTTAGCTAAAAAAGTACTTTTAAATGAAGAAGAAATCAGTCTTACAAAAACAGAATTTTTAATCTTGGAATACTTTATGAAAAACAAGGGTTTATCTTGTTCAAGAGAAAAAATAATAATAGGTGTTTGGGGCTATGATTTTGATGGTGAAGAAAAAATTGTAGATGTGTATATTAATTCACTTAGAAAGAAAATAGATCCTAAAAGCTATTATATCCATACTATTCGTGGCTTTGGTTATATATTTCAATATAAAGAGGATTAA
- a CDS encoding HAMP domain-containing sensor histidine kinase, whose amino-acid sequence MKKISKELLKTYYWVIVLFAIFSIFIIVNFSVYLWKENQNDIKVIEEFIEYQMEELENREDLDYLSKEWVLKKILDKAPKIRDVYLEIFYNDKKYAKSPYLPDKNHNFLDYYSVTKVYQVEGFDEIKIKITRRNVRDRLLILNAFTSFVFFLLFCLYVIIRIQKKFFDKFKNSLDNLKIFTQDYNLDSEIRIHNEENFIEFSILQKSFKNMLIRLKEQSQSQIDFVNNASHELKTPIFVIKGYVDMLSDWGKDDKGVLDEGLIVLKKEIQNMQELTEKLLFLAKSRNLIVEKNSINLDNVLKEVIDNLSFAYPKQKINYNSSEIFIDSDETLLKLLFKNLIENAIKYGNNNLVNVLLEKEKKTKVIIEDFGIGISKEALPHIFERFYREDEARNREIKSYGLGLSIVKEIIALLDIDIQIESQIDKGTKITLLF is encoded by the coding sequence ATGAAAAAAATATCTAAGGAGTTATTAAAAACATATTATTGGGTTATTGTTTTATTTGCAATATTCTCTATTTTTATAATAGTAAATTTTTCAGTTTATCTATGGAAAGAAAATCAGAATGATATAAAAGTAATAGAAGAGTTTATAGAATATCAAATGGAAGAATTGGAGAATAGAGAGGATTTAGATTACTTATCAAAAGAATGGGTATTAAAAAAGATTTTAGATAAAGCACCTAAGATTCGTGATGTATATCTAGAAATTTTTTATAATGATAAAAAATATGCAAAATCCCCTTATTTACCAGATAAAAATCATAACTTTTTAGATTACTATTCAGTTACAAAAGTTTACCAAGTAGAAGGTTTTGATGAAATAAAAATAAAAATAACAAGAAGGAATGTTAGAGATAGATTACTTATTTTAAACGCTTTTACAAGTTTTGTGTTCTTTTTATTATTTTGTTTATATGTAATTATTAGAATACAAAAAAAATTTTTTGATAAATTTAAAAATTCACTTGATAATCTAAAGATTTTTACACAGGATTATAATTTAGATTCCGAAATAAGAATACATAATGAAGAAAATTTTATAGAATTTAGTATTTTACAAAAATCATTTAAAAATATGCTAATAAGACTTAAAGAACAATCTCAATCACAAATTGACTTTGTTAATAATGCTTCTCATGAACTTAAAACTCCAATTTTTGTTATAAAAGGCTATGTTGATATGTTAAGTGATTGGGGAAAAGATGATAAAGGAGTTCTTGATGAGGGTTTAATTGTATTAAAGAAAGAAATTCAAAATATGCAAGAATTAACTGAAAAACTTTTATTTTTAGCTAAAAGTAGAAATTTGATTGTAGAAAAAAATAGTATAAATTTAGATAATGTTTTAAAAGAAGTTATAGATAATTTAAGTTTTGCTTATCCAAAACAAAAAATAAATTATAATTCATCTGAAATTTTTATAGATTCTGATGAAACACTTTTAAAACTCCTATTTAAAAATTTGATAGAAAATGCAATAAAGTATGGAAATAATAATCTAGTAAATGTTTTATTAGAAAAAGAAAAGAAAACTAAAGTTATAATAGAAGATTTTGGAATTGGAATATCAAAAGAAGCTTTACCTCATATTTTTGAAAGATTTTATAGAGAAGATGAGGCAAGAAACAGAGAAATCAAAAGCTATGGTTTAGGACTTTCTATTGTGAAAGAAATTATAGCATTACTTGATATTGATATTCAGATTGAAAGCCAAATAGATAAGGGAACAAAAATAACACTACTATTTTAA
- a CDS encoding uracil-DNA glycosylase family protein has product MNREQKLKKIIEEIKNDEENKKYTEQGIDPLFSAPKEARIVIVGQAPGIKAQENRLYWKDKSGDKLRIWTGIDEKTFYSSNLLAIIPMDFYYPGKGKSGDLPPRKDFGDKWHNKILELLPNIELFILVGKYAQEFYLKGKLKDNLTDTVKAYKEYLPKFFPIVHPSPLNIGWLKKNLWFEEEVVPTLKDMVTKIMKR; this is encoded by the coding sequence ATGAATAGAGAGCAAAAATTAAAAAAAATTATTGAAGAAATTAAAAATGATGAAGAAAATAAAAAATATACAGAACAAGGAATTGACCCTCTTTTTTCTGCACCTAAAGAAGCAAGAATTGTTATTGTTGGACAAGCACCAGGAATAAAAGCTCAAGAAAACAGATTATATTGGAAAGATAAAAGTGGTGATAAATTAAGAATTTGGACTGGAATAGATGAAAAAACTTTTTATAGCTCAAATTTACTTGCTATAATCCCTATGGATTTTTATTATCCAGGAAAAGGGAAAAGTGGAGATTTACCTCCAAGAAAAGATTTTGGAGATAAATGGCATAATAAAATTTTAGAATTGCTTCCAAATATTGAACTTTTCATATTAGTAGGAAAGTATGCTCAAGAATTTTATTTAAAGGGTAAACTAAAAGATAACCTTACAGATACTGTTAAGGCATATAAAGAATATTTACCTAAATTTTTTCCAATAGTTCACCCTTCACCTTTAAACATTGGTTGGTTAAAGAAAAATCTTTGGTTTGAGGAAGAAGTTGTACCTACATTAAAAGATATGGTAACAAAAATTATGAAGAGATGA
- the dctP gene encoding C4-dicarboxylate TRAP transporter substrate-binding protein yields MKKILSLIFLSLFTLLLVACGGKKEEATKGEGEAKKEARVIKVTTKFVDDEQTAKSLVKVVEAINKRSNGSLELQLFTSGTLPIGKDGMEQVANGSDWILVDGVNFLGDYIPDYNAVTGPMLYQSFDEYLRMVRTPLVQDLNAQALEKGIKVLSLDWLFGFRNIEAKKPIKTPEDMKGLKLRVPTSQLYTFTIEAMGGNPVAMPYPDTYAALQQGVIDGLEGSILSFYGTKQYENVKEYSLTRHLLGVSAVCISKKCWDSLTDEERTIIQEEFDKGAEDNLTETVKLEDEYAQKLKDNGVTFHEVDAEAFNKAVAPVYDKFPKWTPGIYDKIMENLTQIREDIKNGK; encoded by the coding sequence ATGAAAAAGATTTTATCTTTGATTTTTTTATCACTTTTTACTTTACTTTTAGTTGCTTGTGGTGGAAAAAAAGAAGAAGCTACTAAAGGTGAAGGAGAAGCAAAAAAAGAAGCAAGAGTTATAAAAGTTACAACAAAATTTGTTGATGATGAGCAAACAGCAAAATCATTAGTAAAAGTTGTAGAAGCTATCAATAAAAGAAGTAATGGAAGTTTGGAATTACAATTATTTACAAGTGGTACTTTACCAATTGGTAAAGATGGTATGGAACAAGTTGCAAATGGTTCAGATTGGATATTAGTTGATGGTGTAAATTTCTTAGGAGATTATATACCAGATTATAATGCAGTTACAGGACCTATGTTATATCAAAGTTTTGATGAATATTTAAGAATGGTAAGAACTCCATTAGTTCAAGATTTAAATGCACAAGCTCTTGAAAAAGGAATTAAAGTATTATCTTTGGATTGGCTATTTGGATTTAGAAATATTGAAGCTAAAAAACCTATAAAAACTCCTGAAGATATGAAAGGATTAAAATTAAGAGTTCCTACTAGTCAATTATATACATTCACTATTGAAGCTATGGGAGGAAACCCAGTTGCAATGCCTTATCCTGATACTTATGCTGCATTACAACAAGGAGTTATAGATGGACTAGAAGGTTCTATTTTAAGTTTCTATGGAACAAAGCAATATGAAAATGTTAAAGAATATTCTTTAACTCGTCATTTACTTGGAGTTTCCGCAGTATGTATTTCAAAAAAATGCTGGGATAGCTTAACAGATGAAGAAAGAACAATAATTCAAGAAGAATTTGATAAAGGTGCTGAAGATAATTTAACTGAAACTGTAAAATTAGAAGATGAATATGCACAAAAATTAAAAGATAATGGAGTTACTTTCCATGAAGTTGATGCAGAAGCATTCAATAAAGCAGTTGCACCAGTTTATGATAAATTCCCTAAATGGACTCCTGGTATCTATGATAAGATTATGGAAAATCTTACTCAAATCAGAGAAGATATTAAAAATGGAAAATAA
- a CDS encoding TRAP transporter small permease encodes MKDFLKKFELYIGSIFVSITIIVVIINVFTRYFLKFTYFWSEEVAVGCFVWTIFLGTAAAYREKGLIGVEAIVVLLPEKIRNIVEFLTYILLTVLSGLMCVFSFTYVMSSSKITAALELSYGYINFSIVISFALMTLYSIIFTIESLKKAFLSKTN; translated from the coding sequence ATGAAAGATTTTTTAAAAAAATTTGAATTATATATAGGGAGTATTTTTGTAAGTATAACAATTATTGTTGTTATAATAAATGTATTTACTAGGTATTTCCTAAAATTTACATACTTTTGGTCAGAAGAAGTTGCAGTTGGATGTTTTGTTTGGACAATATTTTTAGGAACTGCTGCAGCATATAGAGAAAAAGGGTTAATTGGGGTTGAAGCTATTGTTGTTCTTTTACCTGAAAAAATTAGGAATATTGTAGAATTTTTAACTTATATATTGTTAACAGTATTAAGTGGATTGATGTGTGTATTTAGTTTTACATATGTAATGTCTTCTTCAAAAATAACAGCAGCTTTAGAACTTTCTTATGGTTATATAAACTTTTCAATAGTTATAAGTTTTGCACTTATGACTCTATATTCAATAATTTTTACAATAGAAAGTTTAAAAAAAGCATTTTTAAGCAAAACTAATTAA
- a CDS encoding TRAP transporter large permease has protein sequence MEALYPVIILFVLFFLNIPIAFALMGSALFYFIFLNTTMSMDMVIQQFVTSVESFPYLAVPFFIMVGSVMNYSGISEELMNMAEVLAGHMKGGLAQVNCLLSAMMGGISGSANADAAMESKILVPEMIKKGFSKEFSAAVTAASSAVSPVIPPGTNLILYALIANVPVGDMFLAGYTPGILMTAAMMVTVYIISKKRGYNPSRERMARPVEIIKQAIKSIWALAIPFGIIMGMRIGVFTPTEAGGVAVFFCFLVGLFVYRKLKLHHIPIILMETVKSTGAVMIIIASAKVFGYYMTLERIPQFITNSLMNFTDNKFVLLMIINLLLLFVGMFIEGGAALVILAPLLVPAVKALGVDPLHFGVIFIVNIMIGGLTPPFGSMMFTVCSIVGVRLEAFIKEVWPFILALLVVLFLVTYSESVALFIPNLFLK, from the coding sequence ATGGAAGCTTTATATCCAGTAATTATATTATTTGTATTATTCTTTTTAAATATCCCAATAGCTTTTGCATTAATGGGATCAGCATTATTTTATTTTATATTTTTAAATACAACTATGTCTATGGACATGGTTATACAACAATTCGTAACATCAGTTGAATCTTTCCCTTATTTAGCAGTACCATTTTTTATAATGGTAGGTTCTGTAATGAACTATTCAGGAATAAGTGAAGAATTAATGAATATGGCAGAAGTTCTAGCAGGACATATGAAAGGTGGACTTGCACAAGTAAACTGTTTATTAAGTGCTATGATGGGAGGAATTTCTGGTTCTGCAAATGCTGATGCTGCTATGGAATCAAAAATATTAGTACCTGAAATGATAAAAAAAGGATTTTCAAAAGAATTCTCAGCAGCAGTTACAGCAGCTTCATCTGCTGTTAGTCCAGTTATACCACCAGGAACAAACTTAATTCTTTATGCTTTAATAGCAAATGTTCCTGTTGGAGATATGTTTTTAGCAGGATATACACCAGGTATTTTAATGACAGCTGCTATGATGGTAACTGTTTATATAATTTCTAAAAAGAGAGGGTACAATCCGTCAAGAGAAAGAATGGCAAGACCTGTTGAAATAATAAAACAAGCTATAAAATCAATTTGGGCTTTAGCTATTCCTTTTGGTATTATAATGGGAATGAGAATTGGAGTATTCACTCCAACAGAAGCAGGAGGAGTTGCAGTATTTTTCTGTTTCTTAGTTGGTTTGTTTGTGTATAGAAAATTAAAACTTCATCATATTCCTATAATATTGATGGAAACTGTTAAAAGTACAGGAGCAGTTATGATAATAATTGCCTCAGCAAAAGTTTTTGGTTATTATATGACTCTTGAAAGAATCCCACAATTTATAACTAATTCTTTGATGAATTTCACTGATAATAAATTTGTGTTATTAATGATTATAAATTTACTTCTACTATTTGTTGGAATGTTTATAGAAGGAGGAGCTGCACTTGTTATACTTGCTCCACTTTTAGTACCAGCAGTAAAAGCTTTAGGGGTTGATCCATTACACTTTGGAGTAATATTTATAGTTAATATAATGATAGGTGGCTTAACTCCACCATTTGGTTCTATGATGTTCACTGTATGCTCTATTGTTGGAGTACGGTTAGAGGCATTTATAAAAGAAGTATGGCCTTTTATACTTGCTCTTTTAGTGGTTTTATTTTTAGTAACTTATTCAGAATCAGTAGCATTGTTTATACCAAATTTATTTTTGAAATAA
- a CDS encoding HAD-IIA family hydrolase, translating to MEKLENIKCYLLDMDGTIYLGNELIDGAKEFLEKLKEKNIRYIFLTNNSSKNKDKYVEKLNKLGIEAHREDVFSSGEATTIYLNKKKKGAKVFLLGTKDLEDEFQKAGFELVKERNKNIDFVVLGFDTTLTYEKLWIACEYIVNGIEYIATHPDFNCPLENGKFMPDVGAMMAFIKASTEKEPTVIGKPNKHIINAIIEKYDLKKSELAMVGDRLYTDIRTGIDNGLTSILVMSGETDKKMLKETIYKPDYIFDSVKELKEKIE from the coding sequence ATGGAAAAATTAGAAAATATTAAATGTTACTTACTAGATATGGATGGAACTATTTATTTAGGAAATGAATTGATAGATGGAGCAAAAGAATTTTTAGAAAAATTAAAAGAAAAAAATATAAGATATATATTTTTAACAAATAATTCTTCAAAAAATAAAGATAAATATGTTGAAAAATTAAATAAATTAGGGATAGAAGCACATAGAGAAGATGTGTTTAGCTCAGGTGAAGCAACTACAATTTATTTAAATAAAAAGAAAAAAGGTGCAAAAGTATTTTTATTAGGGACTAAGGATTTGGAAGATGAATTCCAAAAAGCAGGGTTTGAATTGGTAAAAGAAAGAAATAAAAATATAGATTTTGTAGTTTTGGGCTTTGATACTACTTTAACATATGAAAAATTATGGATAGCTTGTGAATATATAGTAAATGGAATAGAATATATAGCAACTCATCCTGATTTTAATTGCCCTTTAGAAAATGGAAAATTTATGCCTGATGTTGGAGCAATGATGGCTTTTATAAAAGCGTCAACAGAAAAAGAGCCAACAGTTATAGGAAAACCTAATAAACATATTATAAATGCAATTATAGAAAAATATGATTTGAAAAAATCTGAACTTGCAATGGTGGGAGACAGATTATACACAGATATTAGAACTGGAATAGATAATGGTTTGACTTCAATTTTAGTTATGAGTGGTGAAACTGATAAAAAAATGTTGAAAGAAACTATCTATAAACCTGATTATATTTTTGACTCTGTAAAAGAATTAAAAGAAAAAATAGAATAA
- a CDS encoding nitroreductase family protein has translation MDLLKLMSDRYSCRRYSPEIVKDEDILKILEAGRIAPTAHNEQPQRIYVVKSEEGKEKLMKDFKFNFKAPCYLVCGYNIDEAWKNPLDNDKDSGEVDISIVMTHMMLMAEELGLATCWIGYMDPEAIRKNLEIPENIKIVGVFSLGYHREDDVPAKLHTIRRNNEDLVKFL, from the coding sequence ATGGATTTATTAAAACTTATGTCGGATAGATATAGTTGTAGAAGATATTCACCAGAAATTGTGAAAGATGAAGATATTTTAAAAATACTGGAAGCAGGTAGAATAGCACCAACTGCTCATAATGAACAACCCCAAAGAATTTATGTGGTTAAGAGTGAAGAAGGAAAAGAAAAATTAATGAAAGATTTTAAATTTAATTTTAAAGCTCCTTGTTATTTGGTTTGTGGTTATAATATAGATGAAGCTTGGAAAAATCCATTGGATAATGATAAAGATAGTGGAGAAGTTGATATTTCTATTGTTATGACTCATATGATGTTAATGGCGGAGGAATTAGGTTTAGCTACTTGTTGGATAGGATATATGGACCCAGAAGCTATAAGAAAAAATTTAGAAATACCTGAAAATATAAAAATAGTAGGTGTTTTTAGTCTTGGTTACCATAGAGAAGATGATGTTCCAGCAAAATTACATACTATTCGCAGAAATAATGAGGATTTGGTCAAATTTTTATAA
- a CDS encoding YMGG-like glycine zipper-containing protein — MKKISLVILVVAGILAGCTHTEKTATGGALAGAAVGAMLGNDVRGTAVGAAIGGALGAGAGELTKNK, encoded by the coding sequence ATGAAAAAAATATCATTAGTTATTTTAGTGGTAGCAGGAATCTTAGCAGGATGTACTCATACAGAAAAAACTGCCACAGGAGGTGCCTTAGCAGGAGCTGCTGTTGGAGCTATGCTTGGTAATGATGTTAGAGGTACTGCTGTTGGAGCTGCTATTGGAGGAGCTTTAGGAGCTGGAGCTGGAGAATTAACAAAAAACAAATAA
- a CDS encoding ISL3 family transposase, giving the protein MISLSLSNFIKTILNIQDNNISFPEEEYYQVTQKGNYLIKVFKGFLKSDYCTCPYCNSKNIVKNGSRHRKIKYIPFQNYNIELELTIQRYICKDCKKTFSPSTNIVSDNSSISNNLKYTVALELQKNISLTSIAQKYNISISSVQRIMNSCYSDFKVNKEHLPEAICIDEFKSVKNIDGAMSFVFADYQSKSIIDIVEDRRLHSLTEYFSRFSLEARNNVKYICMDMYTPYISLVNSIFPNAKIVLDKFHIVNLVNRAFNQTRISIMNSIQDDSLKRKLKLFWKSLLKYYPDLCQVNYYCQSFKRKLSSKDKVDYLLEKCPELEVNFNIYQDIIQTIKLNNFNRFENTVKKYLTTKEKISKKMVIALKTLKKHMNYIENMFESNITNGVIEGLNNKIKSVKRTAFGYSNFSNFKKHILIQAGIISISA; this is encoded by the coding sequence GTGATTTCATTGTCTCTATCTAATTTTATCAAAACTATCTTAAATATTCAAGATAATAATATTTCTTTTCCAGAAGAAGAATATTACCAAGTTACTCAAAAAGGTAATTATCTAATTAAAGTTTTTAAAGGTTTTCTTAAGTCTGATTACTGTACTTGTCCATACTGTAATTCCAAAAATATTGTTAAAAATGGTTCAAGGCATCGTAAAATTAAATATATTCCTTTTCAAAATTACAATATTGAGCTTGAACTTACTATACAAAGATATATTTGTAAAGATTGTAAAAAAACTTTTTCACCTTCTACTAATATTGTAAGTGATAACTCCAGTATATCTAATAATCTTAAATATACTGTTGCGCTTGAACTTCAAAAAAATATTTCTCTTACATCTATTGCTCAGAAATACAACATTTCTATTTCTTCTGTACAAAGAATAATGAATAGTTGCTATTCTGATTTTAAAGTTAATAAAGAACATTTACCAGAAGCTATTTGTATTGATGAATTTAAGTCTGTTAAAAATATTGATGGTGCTATGTCTTTTGTTTTTGCTGACTATCAGAGTAAGAGTATTATTGATATCGTAGAAGATAGAAGACTTCATTCTCTTACAGAATACTTCTCAAGGTTTTCGCTTGAAGCTAGGAATAACGTAAAATATATCTGTATGGATATGTATACTCCATATATTAGTTTAGTTAATTCTATTTTTCCTAATGCAAAAATAGTGTTAGATAAATTTCATATTGTTAATCTTGTTAATAGAGCATTTAATCAAACTAGAATATCTATTATGAATTCTATTCAAGATGATTCATTAAAAAGAAAGCTAAAGCTGTTTTGGAAATCATTGTTAAAATATTATCCTGATCTTTGTCAAGTAAACTATTACTGTCAAAGTTTTAAGCGCAAACTTAGTAGCAAAGATAAAGTAGATTATCTATTAGAAAAATGTCCTGAATTAGAGGTTAATTTTAATATATATCAAGATATTATTCAAACAATTAAACTTAATAATTTTAACAGATTTGAAAATACAGTAAAAAAATATTTAACTACTAAAGAGAAGATTTCTAAGAAAATGGTAATAGCACTAAAAACTCTTAAGAAACATATGAACTACATTGAGAATATGTTTGAATCAAATATTACTAATGGAGTAATAGAAGGTTTAAACAATAAAATTAAATCAGTAAAGAGAACAGCATTTGGATATTCAAATTTTAGTAATTTTAAAAAGCACATATTGATTCAAGCAGGTATTATTTCAATTAGTGCTTAA
- a CDS encoding iron transporter produces MKNLKFLLGALLVLGLVACGEKKEEEKPAEQPAATTEAPATAEAPKEEAPAEKPGESGFAEVPIAETVVGPYQVAAVYFQAVDMIPEGKQPSAAESDMHLEADIHLLPEAAKKFGFGDGEDIWPAYLTVNYKVMSEDGKTELTSGTFMPMNADDGAHYGINIKKGLIPIGKYKLQLEIKAPTDYLLHVDSETGVPAAKDGGVAAAEEFFKTQTVEFDWTYTGEQLQNK; encoded by the coding sequence ATGAAAAATTTAAAATTTTTATTAGGAGCTTTACTTGTTTTAGGATTAGTTGCATGTGGAGAAAAGAAAGAGGAAGAAAAACCAGCTGAACAACCAGCAGCAACTACTGAAGCACCAGCTACTGCTGAAGCTCCAAAGGAAGAAGCACCAGCTGAAAAACCAGGAGAATCAGGATTTGCTGAAGTACCTATAGCTGAAACAGTAGTAGGTCCTTATCAAGTAGCAGCAGTTTATTTCCAAGCAGTAGATATGATTCCAGAAGGAAAACAACCATCAGCTGCTGAATCTGATATGCACTTAGAAGCTGACATTCACTTATTACCTGAAGCAGCTAAGAAATTTGGATTTGGTGATGGAGAAGATATTTGGCCTGCTTACTTAACAGTAAACTACAAAGTTATGTCTGAAGACGGAAAAACTGAATTAACATCTGGAACATTTATGCCAATGAATGCTGATGATGGTGCTCACTATGGAATAAATATCAAAAAAGGTTTAATTCCAATTGGAAAATATAAATTACAACTTGAAATTAAAGCACCTACTGATTATTTATTACATGTAGATAGTGAAACAGGAGTTCCTGCAGCTAAAGATGGTGGAGTTGCTGCAGCTGAAGAATTCTTCAAAACTCAAACAGTTGAATTTGATTGGACTTACACAGGAGAACAATTACAAAATAAATAA